The following proteins come from a genomic window of Geomonas sp. RF6:
- the mtnP gene encoding S-methyl-5'-thioadenosine phosphorylase — protein MAEEVIGVIGGSGLYEMEGMTDIAHVTVDTPFGRPSDDFITGKLDGIPVVFLPRHGKGHRFMPSEVNYRANIYGMKKLGVTRIISVSAVGSLREEIVPGHIVIPDQFIDRTKGIRRDTFFGGGVVAHVAFADPVCADLSADLYAAATEVGATVHRGGTYLCMEGPAFSTRAESHMYRSFGASIIGMTNLTEAKLAREAELCYGVIALSTDYDCWHDSHEDVSVEAVVAIIKSNVATAKSIIRAAVHRIGGERRCPCASALQYAIISEVRGDSSVIPVETREALDLIIGKYL, from the coding sequence ATGGCGGAAGAAGTGATCGGCGTTATCGGCGGCAGCGGGCTGTACGAGATGGAGGGGATGACTGACATCGCCCACGTCACGGTGGACACCCCTTTCGGCAGGCCCTCTGACGATTTCATCACCGGAAAGCTCGACGGCATCCCGGTGGTCTTCCTGCCGCGTCACGGCAAGGGGCACCGCTTCATGCCGAGCGAGGTGAACTACCGCGCCAACATCTACGGCATGAAGAAGCTCGGCGTCACCCGCATCATCTCCGTCTCCGCCGTGGGGAGCCTCCGCGAGGAGATCGTCCCCGGCCACATCGTCATCCCCGACCAGTTCATCGACCGCACGAAAGGTATCCGCAGGGACACCTTCTTCGGCGGCGGGGTCGTCGCCCACGTCGCCTTCGCCGATCCGGTCTGCGCCGACCTCTCCGCGGATCTCTATGCCGCCGCCACCGAAGTCGGCGCCACCGTGCACCGCGGCGGCACCTACCTCTGCATGGAAGGCCCCGCCTTCTCCACTCGAGCCGAAAGCCACATGTACCGCTCCTTCGGCGCCTCCATCATCGGGATGACCAACCTCACCGAGGCAAAGCTCGCCCGCGAGGCGGAGCTCTGCTACGGCGTCATCGCCCTCTCCACCGACTACGACTGCTGGCACGACAGCCACGAAGACGTCTCCGTGGAGGCGGTCGTCGCCATCATCAAGTCCAATGTGGCGACGGCGAAGTCCATCATTCGTGCCGCGGTGCACCGGATCGGCGGGGAGCGGAGGTGCCCCTGCGCCTCCGCGCTGCAGTACGCCATCATCAGCGAGGTCCGGGGCGACAGCTCCGTCATCCCGGTGGAGACGCGCGAGGCGCTCGACCTTATCATCGGCAAATATCTCTGA
- a CDS encoding winged helix-turn-helix domain-containing protein has product MRTILIIEDEKDLAELLAFHLEKEGFRPALAHDGITGLAEARANLPDMIILDLMLPGMMGTEVCRLLKGAEKTARIPIIMLTAKGEEIDRVVGLELGADDYVVKPFSTRELLLRVRAVLRRSGAEAEAPQTVQIGPVLIDMERHLVMVSGEEIALTSTEYKLLTYLAQRLGRVQSREHLLQEVWGYNYLGDTRTVDTHLTRLRTKLKEGGDLIKTVRGFGYKMEES; this is encoded by the coding sequence ATGCGCACCATACTCATCATCGAAGACGAAAAGGATCTGGCGGAGCTCCTGGCTTTTCACCTGGAAAAGGAGGGATTTCGCCCCGCACTCGCCCACGACGGCATCACCGGCCTGGCGGAGGCGCGGGCAAATCTTCCGGACATGATCATTCTCGATCTCATGCTGCCGGGCATGATGGGGACCGAGGTGTGCCGGCTCCTCAAGGGCGCGGAGAAGACCGCGCGCATCCCGATAATCATGCTCACCGCAAAGGGGGAGGAGATAGACCGGGTCGTGGGGCTTGAGCTCGGGGCCGACGACTATGTGGTGAAGCCCTTCTCCACGCGGGAGCTTCTCCTGCGAGTGCGCGCGGTGCTTCGCCGCAGCGGAGCCGAGGCCGAGGCGCCGCAGACGGTGCAGATCGGCCCGGTGCTGATCGACATGGAGAGACATCTTGTGATGGTGTCGGGGGAAGAGATCGCCCTCACCTCCACGGAATACAAGCTCCTCACCTATCTGGCGCAACGCCTTGGGCGCGTGCAGAGCAGGGAGCACCTGCTGCAGGAGGTGTGGGGGTACAACTATCTCGGTGACACCCGCACCGTCGATACGCATCTCACCCGGCTCCGCACGAAGCTGAAGGAAGGGGGGGACCTGATAAAGACAGTCCGGGGATTCGGCTACAAGATGGAGGAGTCATGA
- the amrA gene encoding AmmeMemoRadiSam system protein A, producing the protein MNEMLNTEEKRLLLELAREAITSYVRTGEVPVREVTAHPLTECAGCFVTIKKEGALRGCIGNFTSDKPLYKLVQEMAVSAATRDPRFYPMKEEDLISFDLEISVLSPLTKVASVEEVQVGVHGLYLEKNFSRGVLLPQVATDHGWDRETFLSQTALKAGLKKDDWKEGSDVYVFTAKVFGEK; encoded by the coding sequence GTGAACGAGATGCTGAACACCGAAGAGAAGAGACTACTTCTGGAACTGGCCAGAGAGGCAATAACCAGCTATGTCAGAACCGGTGAGGTTCCCGTGCGAGAGGTGACGGCACACCCCCTCACCGAATGCGCCGGCTGCTTCGTGACCATAAAGAAGGAAGGGGCGCTGCGCGGCTGTATCGGCAACTTCACCAGCGACAAGCCGCTGTACAAGCTGGTCCAGGAGATGGCGGTCTCGGCAGCCACCAGGGACCCGCGCTTTTACCCCATGAAGGAAGAGGACCTCATCTCGTTCGACCTGGAGATTTCCGTCCTCTCCCCCCTCACGAAGGTCGCCTCGGTGGAAGAGGTACAGGTAGGGGTACATGGCTTGTACCTGGAAAAGAACTTCTCGCGCGGCGTCCTCCTCCCCCAGGTCGCCACAGACCACGGCTGGGACCGCGAAACGTTCCTCAGCCAGACCGCGCTGAAAGCGGGGCTGAAGAAGGACGACTGGAAGGAAGGGAGCGACGTCTACGTCTTCACCGCAAAAGTGTTCGGGGAAAAGTGA
- a CDS encoding citrate (Si)-synthase: MARLKERLLEKIQAHRPRLAKLVKESGNVVIDKVDIGQCVGGARDVRCLLTDISSLDPQEGIRFRGKTISETFADLPKAPGSEYPTVEAFWYFLLTGDMPTESDVEEVLYDFKGRANVPYYVYDVIRSLPRGTHPMVMLSSAVLSMQRDSKFSRFYNSGKFNKMDAWGPMYEDCCDLVARLPEIAAFIYRYNYKNADIITPNPELDLGGNFAHMMGVGKPYDDVSRMYFIIHSDHESGNVSAHATHLVASALSDIFYAYSAGLNGLAGPLHGLANQEVLGWILRFQRQLGEGVEPTKENVTKALWDTLNAGQVIPGYGHAVLRRTDPRYTAQRDFSLKHLPEDPLFKLVSMIYEVAPGVLTEHGKTRNPWPNVDAQSGVIQWHYGVKEWDFYTVLFGVGRSLGCCANIIWDRALGYPLERPKSVTTDMLEQWAAEGGRKF, encoded by the coding sequence ATGGCAAGATTGAAAGAGAGATTGTTGGAGAAGATCCAGGCCCATCGCCCCCGCCTCGCCAAGCTCGTTAAGGAAAGCGGCAACGTCGTCATCGACAAGGTGGACATCGGCCAGTGCGTCGGCGGGGCGAGGGATGTCAGGTGCCTGCTCACCGATATCTCCTCCCTTGACCCGCAGGAGGGGATCCGCTTCCGCGGCAAGACGATTTCGGAAACCTTTGCGGACCTTCCGAAGGCGCCGGGCTCGGAGTACCCGACCGTGGAGGCGTTCTGGTATTTCCTCCTCACCGGCGACATGCCGACCGAGTCGGACGTGGAGGAGGTCCTCTATGACTTCAAGGGGCGCGCCAACGTCCCGTACTACGTGTACGACGTGATCCGCTCGCTGCCGCGGGGCACCCACCCGATGGTGATGCTCTCTTCCGCCGTTCTCTCCATGCAGCGGGACTCGAAGTTCTCGCGCTTCTACAACTCCGGGAAGTTCAACAAGATGGACGCCTGGGGGCCGATGTACGAGGACTGCTGTGACCTGGTGGCCCGCCTGCCGGAGATCGCCGCCTTCATCTACCGCTATAACTATAAGAATGCGGACATCATCACCCCGAACCCGGAGCTCGACCTCGGTGGGAACTTCGCGCACATGATGGGGGTGGGGAAGCCGTACGACGACGTGTCCCGCATGTACTTCATCATCCACTCCGACCACGAATCGGGGAACGTCTCCGCCCATGCGACGCACCTCGTCGCCTCGGCACTCTCCGATATCTTCTATGCCTACTCCGCGGGCTTGAACGGCCTCGCCGGGCCGCTGCACGGTCTGGCGAACCAGGAGGTGCTCGGCTGGATCCTGCGCTTCCAGAGGCAGCTTGGGGAAGGGGTGGAGCCGACGAAGGAGAACGTGACGAAGGCGCTGTGGGATACGCTGAACGCAGGGCAGGTCATACCGGGATACGGCCACGCCGTCCTGCGCCGCACCGACCCGCGCTACACGGCCCAGCGCGATTTCTCCCTGAAGCACCTCCCGGAGGATCCGCTCTTCAAGCTCGTGTCGATGATCTACGAGGTAGCGCCCGGTGTCCTCACCGAGCACGGCAAGACAAGGAACCCGTGGCCGAACGTCGATGCCCAGTCCGGCGTCATCCAGTGGCACTACGGCGTGAAGGAGTGGGATTTCTACACGGTCCTCTTCGGTGTCGGCCGCTCGCTCGGGTGCTGCGCCAACATCATCTGGGACAGGGCGCTTGGCTACCCGCTGGAGAGGCCGAAGTCGGTCACCACGGACATGCTGGAGCAGTGGGCGGCGGAGGGTGGCCGCAAGTTCTAG
- the pnpS gene encoding two-component system histidine kinase PnpS, whose amino-acid sequence MRGSFRWKLIVSYLILALLLLGTLYGYLEYNLEDRLVSGIRGHMEDQARIAALMAAKEVRDLHRDAPSFTAELSRVMRARVTVVTRDGEVTGDSEVGAAQLPLLENHGNRPEIRQAMGGAIGSSVRYSATLHTDMLYVAAPLRKDGVLRLALPLSEVEKARQGLQQTLGIALALAVVASLVLSALLARITSRPLATMAAAARRIGHGDFSTRIPIRSGDELGQLAQVMNDMAVRIEYQLQRMSSENNRLDAILKGMGEGVMVTDATGVITLVNPALRALFGEESALEGRSLLEVSRHPDLCEACRKVSAEKREELQEIDLGTATLLVHWVPLVQEGQFVGMVAVFHDITDLKKLEKVRRDFVANVSHELRTPVTVIKGYAETLISGALADDPERHQRFLGIILSHAERLSTLIGDLLTLSELESGELTLKPVSVAVSGAVEHALNLLEQKAAEKGIVIEVEGVAGVPRVLADPVRLDQVVINLLDNAIKYTPQGGTVTVQAAAEGEMVRISVRDSGIGIPEKDLPRLFERFYRVDAARSRDQGGTGLGLSIVKHIVQAHGGTISVESAPGKGSVFSFTVKRA is encoded by the coding sequence ATGAGAGGATCGTTTCGCTGGAAGCTGATCGTTTCGTACCTCATCCTGGCGCTCCTCCTGCTCGGCACGCTCTACGGCTACCTGGAATACAACCTGGAGGACCGGCTGGTCAGCGGCATCAGGGGGCACATGGAGGACCAGGCCCGCATCGCGGCGCTGATGGCAGCAAAAGAGGTCCGCGACCTGCACAGGGATGCGCCTTCCTTCACTGCTGAACTCTCCAGGGTGATGAGGGCGAGGGTGACGGTCGTGACGAGGGACGGAGAGGTGACGGGGGACTCCGAGGTTGGTGCAGCGCAGCTCCCCCTCCTGGAGAATCACGGCAACCGCCCCGAGATCAGGCAGGCCATGGGCGGGGCCATCGGGAGTTCGGTCCGCTACTCCGCCACGTTGCACACCGACATGCTGTACGTGGCGGCCCCTCTGCGCAAGGACGGCGTACTGCGGCTGGCACTCCCCCTCTCCGAGGTGGAGAAAGCACGCCAGGGGCTGCAGCAGACCCTCGGCATCGCGCTCGCCCTCGCCGTTGTCGCCTCCCTCGTTCTCAGTGCCCTCCTGGCGAGGATAACGTCGCGCCCTCTGGCGACCATGGCCGCGGCAGCGAGGCGGATCGGTCACGGCGACTTCAGCACCCGCATCCCCATAAGGAGCGGGGACGAGCTGGGCCAGCTCGCCCAGGTGATGAACGACATGGCGGTGCGCATCGAGTACCAGCTGCAGCGGATGTCGTCCGAGAACAACCGCCTTGATGCCATTCTGAAGGGAATGGGAGAAGGGGTGATGGTTACCGACGCAACCGGTGTCATTACCCTGGTGAATCCTGCCCTGCGCGCGCTTTTCGGAGAGGAGAGCGCCCTGGAGGGAAGATCGCTCCTGGAGGTCAGCCGGCACCCGGACCTTTGCGAAGCGTGCCGGAAGGTGAGCGCGGAGAAGAGGGAGGAGTTGCAGGAGATCGACCTGGGGACGGCGACCCTCCTCGTGCATTGGGTGCCCCTTGTCCAGGAGGGCCAGTTCGTGGGGATGGTGGCGGTCTTTCACGACATCACCGACCTGAAGAAGCTGGAGAAGGTGCGCCGCGACTTCGTGGCGAACGTATCCCACGAGCTGCGCACCCCGGTCACGGTCATCAAGGGATACGCCGAGACCCTCATCTCCGGAGCCCTTGCCGACGACCCGGAGCGGCATCAGCGATTCCTCGGCATAATTCTCAGCCATGCGGAGAGGCTTTCCACCCTGATCGGCGATCTCCTCACCCTCTCGGAGCTCGAGTCAGGGGAGCTGACGCTGAAGCCTGTAAGCGTGGCCGTGAGCGGGGCGGTGGAGCACGCCCTTAACCTTCTGGAACAGAAAGCCGCGGAAAAGGGGATTGTGATAGAGGTGGAGGGTGTGGCCGGTGTGCCGCGCGTGCTTGCCGACCCGGTACGGCTCGACCAGGTCGTGATAAACCTCCTCGACAACGCCATAAAGTACACGCCGCAAGGGGGGACCGTGACGGTGCAGGCGGCGGCAGAAGGGGAGATGGTGCGGATCTCGGTGCGAGATTCCGGGATCGGGATACCGGAGAAGGACCTCCCCCGCCTCTTTGAGCGCTTCTACCGGGTCGACGCCGCCCGCAGCCGCGACCAGGGGGGGACGGGGCTCGGGCTGTCGATCGTGAAACATATCGTGCAGGCCCACGGCGGCACTATCTCCGTAGAGAGCGCGCCGGGGAAAGGGTCGGTCTTCTCCTTCACGGTGAAAAGGGCATAA
- a CDS encoding PfkB family carbohydrate kinase: MSILVVGSVALDSVETPFGKRERVLGGSATYFATSASFFTDVNLVAVVGEDFPQEHVDFLRSRDIDLTGLSRVPGETFHWKGYYGYDLNEAQTLETHLNVFQHFKPRIPPQYADAEYLILANIDPELQLEVLKQVKRPKLVACDTMNFWISSKPEALKEVISRVDIFIINESEARQLSGEVNLVRAARAILAMGVKNLVVKRGEYGVLMFNGSSLFAAPAYPLEEVFDPTGAGDTFAGGFMGYLANIGDTSEEAIRQAIIFGSVMASFNVEAFSLDRLRTLTYPDIEARYRDFKRMTHFEEVGGL; this comes from the coding sequence ATGAGCATACTCGTTGTCGGTTCGGTGGCCCTTGATTCGGTGGAGACCCCGTTCGGGAAGAGGGAGCGGGTCCTTGGCGGCTCCGCCACCTACTTCGCCACCTCCGCGAGCTTTTTCACCGACGTGAACCTGGTGGCGGTGGTAGGGGAGGACTTCCCGCAGGAGCACGTCGATTTCCTGCGCTCCCGCGACATCGACCTCACCGGCCTCTCCCGCGTCCCCGGGGAGACCTTCCACTGGAAGGGGTACTACGGCTACGACTTGAACGAGGCGCAGACCCTGGAGACGCACCTGAACGTCTTCCAGCACTTCAAGCCCCGGATCCCCCCCCAGTACGCCGACGCGGAGTACCTCATCCTCGCCAATATCGACCCCGAGTTGCAGCTCGAGGTGCTGAAGCAGGTAAAAAGGCCAAAGCTCGTCGCCTGCGACACCATGAACTTCTGGATCTCCTCCAAACCGGAGGCGTTGAAAGAGGTCATCAGCCGCGTCGACATCTTCATCATCAATGAGTCGGAGGCGCGCCAGCTCTCGGGGGAGGTAAACCTGGTGCGGGCGGCGCGCGCCATCCTCGCCATGGGGGTGAAGAACCTGGTGGTGAAGCGCGGCGAGTACGGCGTCCTCATGTTCAACGGCAGCTCCCTCTTTGCGGCACCCGCCTACCCGCTGGAGGAGGTCTTCGACCCCACCGGCGCCGGGGACACCTTCGCCGGGGGCTTCATGGGGTACCTCGCCAACATCGGGGACACCTCGGAGGAGGCGATCCGCCAGGCGATCATCTTCGGGAGCGTCATGGCCTCCTTCAACGTGGAAGCCTTCAGTCTCGACCGTCTGAGGACTCTCACCTACCCCGACATCGAGGCGCGCTACCGCGACTTCAAGCGCATGACCCACTTCGAAGAGGTGGGGGGGCTGTAA
- a CDS encoding tetratricopeptide repeat protein, with protein MIGVFPTRFLCIFIVAAPLALGGCALNEAAKNKAAYHLQMGQSYLAENNITGALVELSEAEKITPKDPELLNLLGLTYFRKGRYELAEEKYLKAIEKRPAYSEARNNLGVNYLEMKRWNDAAAQFKLVLEDIFYRDTDNASINLGLAYLGSGEYQQALPILRGVIARNPADARARLQLGRVYFAMDRTEAAIAEYKKALELNRSYANAYYYLALAQVKMKDTGAARSAFREVIRIAPDSEIGQLSREYLDLLK; from the coding sequence ATGATAGGCGTTTTCCCGACCCGTTTTCTCTGCATTTTCATTGTTGCAGCACCGCTGGCGCTCGGCGGCTGCGCCCTCAACGAGGCCGCCAAAAACAAGGCTGCCTACCACCTTCAGATGGGTCAGTCCTACCTTGCCGAGAACAACATCACCGGCGCGCTGGTGGAGCTTTCCGAGGCGGAGAAGATAACACCAAAGGACCCGGAGCTCCTGAATCTCCTAGGTCTCACCTACTTCCGGAAGGGTCGCTACGAGCTTGCCGAGGAGAAGTACCTGAAGGCGATCGAGAAGCGTCCGGCCTACTCGGAGGCGCGCAACAACCTCGGGGTGAACTACCTGGAGATGAAGCGGTGGAACGACGCGGCGGCGCAGTTCAAGCTCGTGCTCGAGGACATCTTCTACCGCGACACCGACAATGCCAGCATAAACCTGGGGCTCGCCTACCTCGGGAGCGGCGAGTACCAGCAGGCGCTCCCGATCCTCAGGGGGGTGATCGCCAGGAACCCGGCGGACGCGAGGGCGCGGCTGCAGCTCGGGCGCGTCTACTTCGCCATGGACCGCACCGAGGCGGCGATAGCGGAGTACAAAAAGGCCCTGGAGCTGAACCGCTCCTACGCCAACGCATATTATTATCTGGCTCTGGCGCAGGTGAAGATGAAGGACACCGGCGCTGCCAGGAGCGCCTTCAGGGAAGTGATCCGCATAGCACCTGATTCCGAGATCGGACAGCTCTCCAGGGAATACCTGGACCTGCTGAAGTGA
- a CDS encoding M24 family metallopeptidase has product MRLTPKTELEGRCRKVQAMMADAGLDALIVLQNADLFYFTGTIQCGTLYIPVAGEPLYLVRRDLVRARAESALSAVLPGNSMRDLPPLLNDYGLPHPKRIGMELDVVPVNFFQKYATLFKDAVISDASDIIRRARMIKSGYEIDLLREGGRQCDVVYRRAAEVIREGISELELAAELERAARLEGHQGYLRMRGFNAEIFMDQVLSGSESATPSFSNTPLGGAGLNPSFGQGATRKMLVRNEQVLVDFGACCDGYIVDQTRVFGIGSVPPRIAAAYADMLKVQELMLRLVAQRESCGDVYDACLSLAAELGYADSFMGLKTSQVSFIGHGVGIELDEYPFIAAGMHKMTFEPGMVFAFEPKAVFAEHGAVGIENTFLVTENGVERLTYSSEELVLL; this is encoded by the coding sequence GTGCGACTGACACCGAAGACCGAACTGGAGGGACGCTGCCGAAAAGTCCAGGCGATGATGGCGGACGCAGGGCTCGATGCCCTCATCGTGCTGCAGAACGCGGACCTCTTCTACTTCACCGGCACCATCCAGTGCGGCACCCTCTATATACCCGTGGCAGGGGAGCCTCTTTACCTCGTCCGCCGCGATCTGGTGCGTGCCCGCGCTGAAAGCGCCCTCTCCGCCGTCCTCCCGGGAAACTCCATGCGGGATCTCCCCCCGCTGCTGAACGACTACGGGCTCCCCCATCCAAAGCGGATCGGGATGGAGCTCGACGTCGTCCCCGTCAACTTCTTCCAGAAGTACGCGACCCTCTTCAAAGACGCAGTCATCAGCGACGCCTCCGACATCATCCGCCGTGCGAGGATGATAAAGAGCGGCTACGAGATCGACCTTTTGAGGGAAGGGGGGCGCCAGTGCGACGTCGTGTACCGTCGCGCGGCGGAAGTGATACGAGAGGGGATCAGCGAGCTGGAGCTGGCGGCGGAGCTTGAGCGGGCCGCTCGCCTGGAGGGGCACCAGGGTTACCTGAGGATGCGCGGCTTCAACGCCGAGATATTTATGGACCAGGTCCTCTCCGGATCAGAGAGCGCTACGCCGTCCTTCTCTAATACCCCTCTCGGGGGCGCGGGGCTCAACCCCTCCTTCGGGCAGGGCGCCACGAGAAAGATGCTGGTTCGCAACGAACAGGTGCTGGTGGACTTCGGTGCCTGCTGCGACGGCTACATCGTCGATCAGACGCGCGTCTTTGGCATCGGGAGCGTCCCCCCCAGGATCGCCGCGGCGTACGCGGATATGCTGAAGGTCCAGGAGCTGATGCTGCGGCTCGTGGCGCAGCGGGAGAGTTGCGGAGACGTCTACGACGCCTGCCTCTCGTTGGCGGCAGAGCTGGGCTACGCCGACAGCTTCATGGGGCTGAAAACATCCCAGGTGTCCTTCATCGGGCACGGCGTCGGGATCGAGCTGGACGAGTACCCCTTCATCGCGGCGGGGATGCACAAGATGACTTTCGAGCCGGGGATGGTGTTCGCCTTCGAGCCGAAGGCAGTCTTTGCCGAACATGGTGCGGTCGGTATTGAAAACACCTTCCTGGTGACGGAAAACGGGGTGGAGCGCCTCACCTATTCGAGCGAGGAGTTGGTCCTCCTCTAG
- the ndk gene encoding nucleoside-diphosphate kinase — protein MERTFAIIKPDAVERNVTGKVIEMIENAGFGIVGMKKIRLTRAQAEGFYYVHKERPFFNDLCTFMVRNPVIVMVLEKENAILAWRGLMGATNPANADAGTIRKELGVSIEENTVHGSDSPESAAYEIPYFFSALELV, from the coding sequence ATGGAAAGAACATTCGCAATCATAAAGCCTGACGCAGTTGAGAGAAACGTCACCGGTAAGGTGATCGAGATGATAGAGAACGCCGGCTTCGGCATCGTGGGGATGAAGAAGATCCGCCTCACCAGGGCACAGGCGGAAGGTTTCTACTACGTGCACAAGGAGCGCCCCTTCTTCAACGACCTGTGCACCTTCATGGTACGCAACCCGGTCATCGTCATGGTGCTGGAGAAGGAGAACGCGATCCTGGCATGGCGCGGCCTCATGGGCGCCACCAACCCGGCGAACGCCGACGCGGGGACGATCAGGAAAGAGCTCGGCGTGAGCATCGAGGAGAACACGGTGCACGGCTCCGACTCCCCGGAGTCCGCTGCCTACGAGATCCCCTACTTCTTCAGCGCGCTGGAACTGGTGTAA
- the pstS gene encoding phosphate ABC transporter substrate-binding protein PstS codes for MLRRLFKGTLALAALAALSTTGIASAETLINGAGATFPYPLYSKWFAEYAKIDKTVKFNYQSIGSGGGIKQITAQTVDFGASDKFLSDEELKAAPGKLLHIPTVMGAVVVTYNVPGVTKPLRLSSEAVAAIFLGKTLSWNDPLIVRDNPGVNLPKKPIIVVHRSDGSGTTSIFTDFLSGVSSDWSKKVGKGTSVKWPVGLGGKGNEGVAGQVRTTPYSVGYVELAYAYENKLPFAVIKNQSGAFVEPSIESTTAAAAGAAKAMPADYRVSLVNQPGKNAYPIVGFTWLLVYQDQKDKAKGKKLVEFLNWELREGQKMAGKLLYAPLPANVAKMVAKTIQTIK; via the coding sequence ATGCTGCGCAGACTCTTCAAAGGCACGCTGGCACTGGCCGCCCTTGCGGCACTTTCCACCACTGGAATCGCGTCCGCCGAAACACTGATAAACGGCGCCGGCGCCACCTTCCCCTACCCCCTCTATTCCAAGTGGTTCGCAGAGTACGCGAAGATCGACAAGACGGTCAAATTCAACTACCAGTCGATCGGCAGCGGCGGCGGGATCAAGCAGATCACCGCACAGACCGTCGACTTCGGCGCCAGCGACAAGTTCCTGAGCGATGAGGAGCTGAAGGCAGCTCCGGGGAAACTTCTCCATATCCCCACCGTCATGGGGGCGGTCGTGGTGACCTACAACGTTCCCGGTGTGACGAAACCGCTGCGCCTCTCCTCCGAGGCTGTAGCAGCAATCTTTCTTGGCAAGACGCTCTCCTGGAATGACCCGCTCATCGTCCGCGACAACCCTGGCGTCAACCTCCCGAAAAAGCCGATCATCGTCGTGCACCGCTCCGACGGCAGCGGCACCACCAGCATCTTTACCGACTTTCTCTCCGGCGTAAGCAGCGACTGGAGCAAGAAGGTCGGCAAGGGAACCTCGGTCAAGTGGCCGGTAGGTTTAGGCGGAAAAGGAAACGAAGGCGTGGCGGGACAGGTGCGCACCACCCCGTACAGCGTCGGATACGTCGAGCTTGCCTATGCCTATGAAAACAAGCTCCCCTTTGCGGTGATAAAGAACCAGAGCGGCGCATTCGTTGAACCGAGCATAGAATCGACAACTGCCGCCGCCGCAGGCGCCGCCAAAGCGATGCCCGCCGACTACCGGGTCTCCCTGGTGAACCAGCCGGGGAAAAACGCCTACCCCATTGTCGGATTCACCTGGCTCCTCGTCTACCAGGATCAGAAGGACAAGGCGAAAGGGAAGAAACTCGTGGAGTTTCTGAACTGGGAGTTGAGGGAAGGCCAGAAGATGGCAGGAAAACTCCTCTACGCCCCCCTCCCCGCCAACGTGGCGAAGATGGTGGCGAAGACCATACAGACGATCAAGTAA
- the rlmN gene encoding 23S rRNA (adenine(2503)-C(2))-methyltransferase RlmN has product MEKVDLKNFTLQGLEKYIAGVGKERFRAKQIFKWLYQLDALSFAEMTNISKEFRNSLAETATISNLVPEVVESSADGTSKYLFRLADGNAVEAVLIPDEGRNTLCISSQVGCAMGCAFCLTGTFGIIRDLTTAEIVNQVCAVKRDHPVRNIVFMGMGEPLANLSAVVPAVQILTDPDGFQFSNRKVTVSTSGLVPEMAELGRSVVVNLAVSLNATTDEVRDRIMPVNRRYPLKELLAACKEFPLPSRRWITVEYVMIRDLNDSLEDAKRLVRHISNFPSKVNLIPFNEHGSCDFRTPTQETIDRFHKYLLDKHVTVITRSSRGGDISAACGQLKGKLDEERGRRAAAAAESAEAAA; this is encoded by the coding sequence ATGGAAAAAGTCGATCTCAAGAATTTCACGCTGCAGGGGCTGGAAAAGTACATTGCCGGAGTCGGCAAGGAGCGCTTCCGGGCCAAGCAGATCTTCAAGTGGCTCTACCAGCTGGACGCCCTCTCCTTTGCGGAGATGACGAACATCTCCAAGGAGTTCAGGAACTCCCTCGCGGAGACGGCCACCATCTCGAACCTCGTGCCGGAGGTGGTGGAGTCCTCCGCGGACGGCACCAGCAAGTACCTCTTTCGCCTGGCCGACGGAAACGCGGTGGAGGCGGTCCTCATCCCGGACGAAGGTCGCAACACCCTGTGCATCTCCAGCCAGGTGGGGTGCGCCATGGGGTGCGCCTTTTGCCTCACCGGGACCTTCGGGATCATCCGGGACCTCACCACGGCTGAGATCGTGAACCAGGTCTGCGCGGTGAAGAGGGATCACCCGGTGCGCAATATCGTCTTCATGGGGATGGGTGAGCCGCTGGCGAACCTCTCCGCAGTCGTCCCCGCGGTGCAGATCCTCACCGATCCGGACGGCTTCCAGTTTTCCAACCGCAAGGTCACCGTCTCTACCTCCGGGCTCGTCCCGGAGATGGCGGAGCTCGGCAGGTCGGTGGTGGTGAACCTCGCGGTCTCCCTGAACGCCACGACGGACGAGGTGCGAGACCGGATCATGCCGGTGAACCGGCGCTATCCGCTGAAGGAGCTCCTCGCGGCTTGCAAGGAGTTTCCGCTCCCGTCGAGGCGCTGGATCACGGTGGAGTACGTCATGATCCGCGACCTGAACGACTCGCTGGAGGACGCGAAGCGCCTGGTGCGCCACATCTCCAACTTCCCCTCGAAGGTGAACCTGATTCCCTTCAACGAGCACGGCAGCTGCGATTTCCGCACCCCGACCCAGGAGACGATAGACCGCTTCCACAAGTACCTCCTCGACAAGCACGTGACGGTCATCACCCGCTCCAGCCGCGGCGGCGACATCTCTGCCGCCTGCGGGCAGCTGAAGGGGAAGCTCGACGAGGAGCGCGGGCGGAGAGCGGCGGCAGCGGCGGAGAGCGCCGAGGCGGCGGCCTAG